Proteins co-encoded in one Maylandia zebra isolate NMK-2024a linkage group LG16, Mzebra_GT3a, whole genome shotgun sequence genomic window:
- the med14 gene encoding mediator of RNA polymerase II transcription subunit 14 isoform X3, which produces MAPVQIGSDGPLVHVGGMIVSGPQAPALGAPGTPGVRLSMLIEFLLQRTYQEITTLAELLPRKTDMERKIEIVQFASRTRQLFVRLLALVKWASNAGKVEKCAMISSFLDQQTILFVDTADRLASLAREALVHARLPSFAIPFAIDVLTTGSYPRLPTCIRDKIIPPDPITKAEKQTTLNQLNQILRHRLVTTDLPPQLANLTVANGRVKFRVEGEFEATLTVMGDDPDIPWRLLKLDILVEDKETGDGRALVHSLQVNFIHELVQARLCADEKPLQDMYNCLHSFCLSLQLEVLHSQTLMLIRERWGDLVQEERYVPAKYLTLSVWNQQVLGRKTGTASVHKVTIRIDESDGSKPLQISHEPPLPVCDSKLMDRAMKIDHLSVEKLLIDSVHARSHQKLQELKAILKTSNPSDNSFIETALPTLVIPILEPCGRSECLHIFVDLHSGMFQPMLYGLDQSILDDIEKTINDDMKRIISWLQQLKFWLGEQRCRQSVKHLPTVCTDVLHLSNSASHPIGSLSKHRLFIKLTRLPQYYIIVEMLEVPSTPTALQYKYSFLSVSQLEGDDGPMCAQLLQHFKPNLEHLVQDSTTGRGAQPGTKRKIVGDQGEPEPKKPKRSGEMCAFNKELAHLVAMCDINMPFIGLRAEMSNMEIPNQGVQVEGDGSSHAIRLIKIPPCKGVGEETRRALERSLLDCTFRLQGRNNRTWVAELVLANCPLNSTHSKEQASTRHVYLTYENPLSEPVGGRKVVEMFLNDWNAISQLYQCVLTFSRALPEMPSHLSTFSEVRLYNYRKLVLCYGTTKGSSVTIQWNSSTQRFHLALGTVGPNSGCSNCHNIILHQLQEMFNKNPQVMQLLQVLSDTQAPLNAINKLPTVPMLGLTQRTNTAYQCFSILPQSPTHIRLAFRNMYCIDIYCRSRGVVAIRDGAYSLFDNTKIVEGFHPAPGLKTFLNMFVDSNQDARRRSVNEDDNPPSPVGVDVMDSLMNQLQPQPQPQTMRGGPGGVYPPLTSPPPNYYANVTPSPSMMPTPSPGVLDPSSPYAMVSPTNRNQWPGSPQVSGPSPGARIHGMSPGNPSLNSPIPDPNSPRAGTSSQVMPTSMPPPRKLPQRPWAASIPTILTHNALHVLLLPSPTPCHVPGLAGSYLCSPLERFLGSVIMRRHLQRIIQQEANLTIVNSNEPGVIMFKTEVLKCRVALNPNNYQTLQLKVTPENTGPWSQEELQVLERFFETRVAGPPFKYNTLNAFTKLLGAPTNILRDCVRIMKLELFPDQAAQLKWNVQFCLTIPPSAPPIAPPGTIAVVLKSKMLFFLQLTQRIPVPQEPVSIIVPIVYDMATGLTQQADIPRQHSSSGAAALLVSNILKRFNELHPARQGECTIFASVHDLMASLTLPPGTRQ; this is translated from the exons ATGGCTCCGGTGCAGATCGGCTCAGACGGGCCGCTCGTTCACGTCGGAGGTATGATTGTTTCGGGTCCACAGGCACCAGCGCTCGGTGCCCCGGGTACACCGGGGGTCCGACTCAGCATGCTTATTGAGTTTCTTCTCCAAAGGACCTACCAGGAAATCACCACACTGGCGGAACT GCTGCCCAGAAAAACAGACATGGAGAG GAAAATCGAAATCGTTCAGTTCGCCAGCCGGACTAGGCAGCTGTTCGTCCGTCTCCTGGCGCTGGTGAAGTGGGCGAGCAATGCAGGAAAAGTGGAGAAGTGTGCG ATGATCTCCAGCTTCCTGGACCAGCAGACCATCTTGTTTGTAGACACAGCTGATAGACTGGCATCACTGGCCAGAGAGGCCCTGGTGCATGCTCGTTTGCCCAGCTTTGCCATCCCCTTTGCCATCGATGTGCTCACCACTGGGTCGTACCCGCGTCTGCCCACCTGCATAAGA GATAAGATCATTCCTCCAGACCCCATCACCAAGGCAGAGAAGCAGACCACTCTGAACCAGCTTAATCAGATTCTACGACACCGCCTTGTCACCACAGACTTGCCACCTCAGCTAGCAAATCTCACAGTCG ctAATGGGCGCGTAAAGTTTCGTGTAGAAGGAGAGTTCGAGGCCACCTTGACCGTGATGGGGGATGACCCTGATATTCCCTGGAGGCTGCTGAAGTTAGATATTCTGGTGGAGGACAAAGAAACTGGAG ATGGCCGAGCCTTGGTCCACAGTTTGCAGGTGAACTTCATCCACGAGTTGGTCCAGGCACGTCTTTGTGCTGATGAAAAGCCTCTTCAAGACATGTACAACTGCTTGC ACTCCTTCTGTTTGTCGCTACAGCTAGAAGTGCTCCACTCTCAGACTCTGATGCTGATCAGAGAGCGCTGGGGAGACCTGGTGCAGGAGGAGAGATACGTGCCAGCGAAATACCTCACACTCTCTGTTTGGAA TCAGCAGGTTTTGGGTAGGAAAACGGGTACAGCATCAGTACATAAGGTCACTATCAGGATCGATGAATCAGATGGATCGAAGCCATTACAAATTTCTCATGAGCCCCCTCTCCCTGTCTGTGACTCCAAATTAATGGACAGAGCAATGAAG attGATCACCTGTCAGTGGAGAAGCTTTTGATTGACAGTGTGCATGCCCGGTCACATCAGAAGCTGCAGGAACTGAAGGCAATTCTAAAGACCAGCAATCCCAGTGACAACT cATTCATCGAGACTGCTTTACCTACACTTGTTATTCCAATACTTGAGCCCTGCGGCCGCTCAGAGTGTCTACACATTTTCGTAGACCTGCACTCGGGCATGTTCCAGCCAATGCTGTATGGGTTAG aTCAGTCCATATTGGATGACATTGAAAAGACCATCAACGATGATATGAAGCGCATCATCTCATGGCTTCAGCAACTGAA GTTCTGGTTGGGAGAGCAGCGCTGCCGGCAGTCTGTGAAACACCTTCCCACTGTGTGCACCGATGTCCTTCACCTCTCCAACTCAGCTTCTCACCCCATCGGCAGCCTGTCAAAACACAGGCTCTTCATCAAGCTCACGCGGCTACCGCAGTACTACATA atagTGGAGATGCTTGAAGTGCCTAGCACTCCCACAGCGTTGCAGTACAAGTACTCTTTCCTGTCAGTGTCTCAGCTGGAAGGAGATGATGGACCGATGTGCGCGCAGCTTCTGCAGCATTTCAAACCCAATCTAGAGCACCTTGTGCAGGACTCGACAACAGGGAGAGGGGCTCAGCCTGGGACTAAGAGAAAG ATTGTTGGAGACCAAGGGGAGCCAGAGCCAAAAAAGCCTAAACGGTCTGGAGAAATGTGTGCCTTCAACAAAGAGCTGGCTCACCTAGTTGCAATGTGTGATATCAACATGCCTTTTATTGGCCTTAGAGCAGAG ATGTCCAACATGGAGATTCCAAATCAGGGCGTCCAAGTGGAAGGAGATGGCAGCAGTCATGCAATACGTCTAATAAA GATTCCTCCCTGTAAAGGTGTAGGAGAGGAGACCAGGAGAGCTTTAGAGCGTTCCCTACTGGACTGCACCTTCCGCCTGCAGGGCAGGAACAACAGAACCTGGGTGGCTGAACTGGTGCTGGCTAACTGTCCTCTTAACAGCACCCATAGTAAGGAGCAAG CCTCCACGCGACACGTGTATCTGACCTATGAGAACCCTCTGTCGGAGCCAGTGGGCGGGCGGAAAGTGGTTGAGATGTTCCTTAACGACTGGAATGCCATTAGTCAGCTCTACCAGTGTGTCCTCACCTTCTCTCGTGCACTGCCAG AGATGCCATCTCATTTGAGTACCTTCTCAGAGGTGCGGCTGTATAACTACCGTAAGCTGGTGCTGTGCTACGGCACCACCAAGGGCAGCTCTGTCACCATCCAGTGGAACTCCAGCACTCAGCGTTTCCACCTCGCCCTGGGAACTGTGGGGCCTAACTCTGGCTGCTCCAACTGCCATAATATCATCCTCCATCAGCTTCAAGAGATGTTCAACAAAAACCCACAAGTGATGCAGCTGCTACAG gTCCTTTCAGACACACAGGCTCCTCTGAATGCAATCAACAAGCTACCTACGGTGCCCATGTTGGGCCTCACCCAGCGCACCAACACTGCCTACCAGTGCTTCTCCATCCTGCCCCAGTCACCCACACACATCCGACTGGCGTTCCGAAACATGTACTGCATCGACATCTACTGCCGAAGCCGCGGAGTGGTTGCTATCCGAGATGGAGCCTACAGTCTCTTTGACAACACTAAGATTGTAGAGGGCTTTCATCCTGCTCCAGGATTAAAG ACATTCCTAAACATGTTTGTAGACAGCAATCAGGATGCTCGCAGGCGATCGGTCAATGAAGATGACAACCCGCCTTCACCTGTGGGTGTAGATGTTATGGACAGTCTTATGAACCAGTTGCAGCCTCAACCACAACCACAGACTATGAGAGGTGGTCCGGGAGGGGTATATCCTCCCCTAACTTCACCGCCACCCAATTATTATGCTAACGTTACTCCCTCACCATCCATGATGCCCACCCCATCACCAG GTGTTTTAGACCCCAGCTCTCCATATGCCATGGTGTCTCCCACCAATAGGAACCAGTGGCCAGGTTCACCCCAGGTCTCAGGGCCTTCTCCTGGGGCAAGGATCCACGGCATGTCCCCTGGCAACCCTTCGTTGAATTCACCCATTCCTGACCCGAATTCTCCACGTGCTGGGACCA GTTCACAAGTCATGCCTACCAGTATGCCTCCACCCCGCAAGCTACCTCAGCGCCCCTGGGCTGCCTCCATTCCTACTATCCTCACCCACAATGCCTTGCATGTGCTTCTGCTCCCTTCCCCCACTCCCTGCCATGTGCCCGGCCTGGCAGGAAGCTACCTCTGCTCACCTCTGGAGCGCTTTTTGGGTTCAGTTATTATGAGACGGCACCTACAGAGGATCATCCAGCAGGAAGCCAAT TTAACTATCGTGAACTCTAACGAGCCGGGGGTGATCATGTTTAAAACTGAAGTGCTCAAGTGCCGTGTGGCTCTCAACCCAAATAACTACCAGACGCTGCAGCTCAAAGTCACTCCAGAAAACACAGGTCCCTGGTCCCAGGAAGAACTTCAGGTGCTGGAGAGATTCTTCGAGACCCGT GTTGCTGGTCCTCCCTTTAAGTACAACACTCTGAATGCCTTCACTAAGCTGCTGGGTGCACCCACTAATATCCTTAGAGATTGTGTGCGCATCATGAAGCTTGAATTG TTCCCTGACCAGGCTGCACAGCTGAAGTGGAATGTCCAGTTCTGCCTCACCATCCCCCCCAGCGCTCCACCCATCGCTCCTCCTGGAACCATTGCCGTGGTGCTCAAATCtaaaatgcttttcttt CTGCAGCTGACCCAGCGCATCCCGGTACCCCAGGAACCAGTGAGCATTATCGTACCCATTGTGTACGACATGGCCACAGGCCTCACTCAGCAGGCTGACATCCCCAGACAGCACAGCTCCTCTGGAGCCGCAGCACTCTTGGTCTCTAATATCCTCAAGAGGTTCAATGAGCTGCATCCTGCCAGACAGG GCGAGTGCACCATATTTGCATCTGTTCACGACCTGATGGCCAGCCTCACCCTTCCCCCTGGCACCCGTCAGTAG
- the med14 gene encoding mediator of RNA polymerase II transcription subunit 14 isoform X1 yields MAPVQIGSDGPLVHVGGMIVSGPQAPALGAPGTPGVRLSMLIEFLLQRTYQEITTLAELLPRKTDMERKIEIVQFASRTRQLFVRLLALVKWASNAGKVEKCAMISSFLDQQTILFVDTADRLASLAREALVHARLPSFAIPFAIDVLTTGSYPRLPTCIRDKIIPPDPITKAEKQTTLNQLNQILRHRLVTTDLPPQLANLTVANGRVKFRVEGEFEATLTVMGDDPDIPWRLLKLDILVEDKETGDGRALVHSLQVNFIHELVQARLCADEKPLQDMYNCLHSFCLSLQLEVLHSQTLMLIRERWGDLVQEERYVPAKYLTLSVWNQQVLGRKTGTASVHKVTIRIDESDGSKPLQISHEPPLPVCDSKLMDRAMKIDHLSVEKLLIDSVHARSHQKLQELKAILKTSNPSDNSFIETALPTLVIPILEPCGRSECLHIFVDLHSGMFQPMLYGLDQSILDDIEKTINDDMKRIISWLQQLKFWLGEQRCRQSVKHLPTVCTDVLHLSNSASHPIGSLSKHRLFIKLTRLPQYYIIVEMLEVPSTPTALQYKYSFLSVSQLEGDDGPMCAQLLQHFKPNLEHLVQDSTTGRGAQPGTKRKIVGDQGEPEPKKPKRSGEMCAFNKELAHLVAMCDINMPFIGLRAEMSNMEIPNQGVQVEGDGSSHAIRLIKIPPCKGVGEETRRALERSLLDCTFRLQGRNNRTWVAELVLANCPLNSTHSKEQASTRHVYLTYENPLSEPVGGRKVVEMFLNDWNAISQLYQCVLTFSRALPEMPSHLSTFSEVRLYNYRKLVLCYGTTKGSSVTIQWNSSTQRFHLALGTVGPNSGCSNCHNIILHQLQEMFNKNPQVMQLLQVLSDTQAPLNAINKLPTVPMLGLTQRTNTAYQCFSILPQSPTHIRLAFRNMYCIDIYCRSRGVVAIRDGAYSLFDNTKIVEGFHPAPGLKTFLNMFVDSNQDARRRSVNEDDNPPSPVGVDVMDSLMNQLQPQPQPQTMRGGPGGVYPPLTSPPPNYYANVTPSPSMMPTPSPGNIHASGSPSGALRAPSPFGPTPSPSSLGIAMGQTSFASPHGVLDPSSPYAMVSPTNRNQWPGSPQVSGPSPGARIHGMSPGNPSLNSPIPDPNSPRAGTSSQVMPTSMPPPRKLPQRPWAASIPTILTHNALHVLLLPSPTPCHVPGLAGSYLCSPLERFLGSVIMRRHLQRIIQQEANLTIVNSNEPGVIMFKTEVLKCRVALNPNNYQTLQLKVTPENTGPWSQEELQVLERFFETRVAGPPFKYNTLNAFTKLLGAPTNILRDCVRIMKLELFPDQAAQLKWNVQFCLTIPPSAPPIAPPGTIAVVLKSKMLFFLQLTQRIPVPQEPVSIIVPIVYDMATGLTQQADIPRQHSSSGAAALLVSNILKRFNELHPARQGECTIFASVHDLMASLTLPPGTRQ; encoded by the exons ATGGCTCCGGTGCAGATCGGCTCAGACGGGCCGCTCGTTCACGTCGGAGGTATGATTGTTTCGGGTCCACAGGCACCAGCGCTCGGTGCCCCGGGTACACCGGGGGTCCGACTCAGCATGCTTATTGAGTTTCTTCTCCAAAGGACCTACCAGGAAATCACCACACTGGCGGAACT GCTGCCCAGAAAAACAGACATGGAGAG GAAAATCGAAATCGTTCAGTTCGCCAGCCGGACTAGGCAGCTGTTCGTCCGTCTCCTGGCGCTGGTGAAGTGGGCGAGCAATGCAGGAAAAGTGGAGAAGTGTGCG ATGATCTCCAGCTTCCTGGACCAGCAGACCATCTTGTTTGTAGACACAGCTGATAGACTGGCATCACTGGCCAGAGAGGCCCTGGTGCATGCTCGTTTGCCCAGCTTTGCCATCCCCTTTGCCATCGATGTGCTCACCACTGGGTCGTACCCGCGTCTGCCCACCTGCATAAGA GATAAGATCATTCCTCCAGACCCCATCACCAAGGCAGAGAAGCAGACCACTCTGAACCAGCTTAATCAGATTCTACGACACCGCCTTGTCACCACAGACTTGCCACCTCAGCTAGCAAATCTCACAGTCG ctAATGGGCGCGTAAAGTTTCGTGTAGAAGGAGAGTTCGAGGCCACCTTGACCGTGATGGGGGATGACCCTGATATTCCCTGGAGGCTGCTGAAGTTAGATATTCTGGTGGAGGACAAAGAAACTGGAG ATGGCCGAGCCTTGGTCCACAGTTTGCAGGTGAACTTCATCCACGAGTTGGTCCAGGCACGTCTTTGTGCTGATGAAAAGCCTCTTCAAGACATGTACAACTGCTTGC ACTCCTTCTGTTTGTCGCTACAGCTAGAAGTGCTCCACTCTCAGACTCTGATGCTGATCAGAGAGCGCTGGGGAGACCTGGTGCAGGAGGAGAGATACGTGCCAGCGAAATACCTCACACTCTCTGTTTGGAA TCAGCAGGTTTTGGGTAGGAAAACGGGTACAGCATCAGTACATAAGGTCACTATCAGGATCGATGAATCAGATGGATCGAAGCCATTACAAATTTCTCATGAGCCCCCTCTCCCTGTCTGTGACTCCAAATTAATGGACAGAGCAATGAAG attGATCACCTGTCAGTGGAGAAGCTTTTGATTGACAGTGTGCATGCCCGGTCACATCAGAAGCTGCAGGAACTGAAGGCAATTCTAAAGACCAGCAATCCCAGTGACAACT cATTCATCGAGACTGCTTTACCTACACTTGTTATTCCAATACTTGAGCCCTGCGGCCGCTCAGAGTGTCTACACATTTTCGTAGACCTGCACTCGGGCATGTTCCAGCCAATGCTGTATGGGTTAG aTCAGTCCATATTGGATGACATTGAAAAGACCATCAACGATGATATGAAGCGCATCATCTCATGGCTTCAGCAACTGAA GTTCTGGTTGGGAGAGCAGCGCTGCCGGCAGTCTGTGAAACACCTTCCCACTGTGTGCACCGATGTCCTTCACCTCTCCAACTCAGCTTCTCACCCCATCGGCAGCCTGTCAAAACACAGGCTCTTCATCAAGCTCACGCGGCTACCGCAGTACTACATA atagTGGAGATGCTTGAAGTGCCTAGCACTCCCACAGCGTTGCAGTACAAGTACTCTTTCCTGTCAGTGTCTCAGCTGGAAGGAGATGATGGACCGATGTGCGCGCAGCTTCTGCAGCATTTCAAACCCAATCTAGAGCACCTTGTGCAGGACTCGACAACAGGGAGAGGGGCTCAGCCTGGGACTAAGAGAAAG ATTGTTGGAGACCAAGGGGAGCCAGAGCCAAAAAAGCCTAAACGGTCTGGAGAAATGTGTGCCTTCAACAAAGAGCTGGCTCACCTAGTTGCAATGTGTGATATCAACATGCCTTTTATTGGCCTTAGAGCAGAG ATGTCCAACATGGAGATTCCAAATCAGGGCGTCCAAGTGGAAGGAGATGGCAGCAGTCATGCAATACGTCTAATAAA GATTCCTCCCTGTAAAGGTGTAGGAGAGGAGACCAGGAGAGCTTTAGAGCGTTCCCTACTGGACTGCACCTTCCGCCTGCAGGGCAGGAACAACAGAACCTGGGTGGCTGAACTGGTGCTGGCTAACTGTCCTCTTAACAGCACCCATAGTAAGGAGCAAG CCTCCACGCGACACGTGTATCTGACCTATGAGAACCCTCTGTCGGAGCCAGTGGGCGGGCGGAAAGTGGTTGAGATGTTCCTTAACGACTGGAATGCCATTAGTCAGCTCTACCAGTGTGTCCTCACCTTCTCTCGTGCACTGCCAG AGATGCCATCTCATTTGAGTACCTTCTCAGAGGTGCGGCTGTATAACTACCGTAAGCTGGTGCTGTGCTACGGCACCACCAAGGGCAGCTCTGTCACCATCCAGTGGAACTCCAGCACTCAGCGTTTCCACCTCGCCCTGGGAACTGTGGGGCCTAACTCTGGCTGCTCCAACTGCCATAATATCATCCTCCATCAGCTTCAAGAGATGTTCAACAAAAACCCACAAGTGATGCAGCTGCTACAG gTCCTTTCAGACACACAGGCTCCTCTGAATGCAATCAACAAGCTACCTACGGTGCCCATGTTGGGCCTCACCCAGCGCACCAACACTGCCTACCAGTGCTTCTCCATCCTGCCCCAGTCACCCACACACATCCGACTGGCGTTCCGAAACATGTACTGCATCGACATCTACTGCCGAAGCCGCGGAGTGGTTGCTATCCGAGATGGAGCCTACAGTCTCTTTGACAACACTAAGATTGTAGAGGGCTTTCATCCTGCTCCAGGATTAAAG ACATTCCTAAACATGTTTGTAGACAGCAATCAGGATGCTCGCAGGCGATCGGTCAATGAAGATGACAACCCGCCTTCACCTGTGGGTGTAGATGTTATGGACAGTCTTATGAACCAGTTGCAGCCTCAACCACAACCACAGACTATGAGAGGTGGTCCGGGAGGGGTATATCCTCCCCTAACTTCACCGCCACCCAATTATTATGCTAACGTTACTCCCTCACCATCCATGATGCCCACCCCATCACCAG GGAACATCCATGCCTCTGGCTCCCCTAGTGGAGCTCTAAGGGCACCTTCTCCTTTCGGGCCAACCCCGTCCCCGTCTTCTTTGGGCATAGCCATGGGCCAGACCAGCTTTGCCAGTCCCCACG GTGTTTTAGACCCCAGCTCTCCATATGCCATGGTGTCTCCCACCAATAGGAACCAGTGGCCAGGTTCACCCCAGGTCTCAGGGCCTTCTCCTGGGGCAAGGATCCACGGCATGTCCCCTGGCAACCCTTCGTTGAATTCACCCATTCCTGACCCGAATTCTCCACGTGCTGGGACCA GTTCACAAGTCATGCCTACCAGTATGCCTCCACCCCGCAAGCTACCTCAGCGCCCCTGGGCTGCCTCCATTCCTACTATCCTCACCCACAATGCCTTGCATGTGCTTCTGCTCCCTTCCCCCACTCCCTGCCATGTGCCCGGCCTGGCAGGAAGCTACCTCTGCTCACCTCTGGAGCGCTTTTTGGGTTCAGTTATTATGAGACGGCACCTACAGAGGATCATCCAGCAGGAAGCCAAT TTAACTATCGTGAACTCTAACGAGCCGGGGGTGATCATGTTTAAAACTGAAGTGCTCAAGTGCCGTGTGGCTCTCAACCCAAATAACTACCAGACGCTGCAGCTCAAAGTCACTCCAGAAAACACAGGTCCCTGGTCCCAGGAAGAACTTCAGGTGCTGGAGAGATTCTTCGAGACCCGT GTTGCTGGTCCTCCCTTTAAGTACAACACTCTGAATGCCTTCACTAAGCTGCTGGGTGCACCCACTAATATCCTTAGAGATTGTGTGCGCATCATGAAGCTTGAATTG TTCCCTGACCAGGCTGCACAGCTGAAGTGGAATGTCCAGTTCTGCCTCACCATCCCCCCCAGCGCTCCACCCATCGCTCCTCCTGGAACCATTGCCGTGGTGCTCAAATCtaaaatgcttttcttt CTGCAGCTGACCCAGCGCATCCCGGTACCCCAGGAACCAGTGAGCATTATCGTACCCATTGTGTACGACATGGCCACAGGCCTCACTCAGCAGGCTGACATCCCCAGACAGCACAGCTCCTCTGGAGCCGCAGCACTCTTGGTCTCTAATATCCTCAAGAGGTTCAATGAGCTGCATCCTGCCAGACAGG GCGAGTGCACCATATTTGCATCTGTTCACGACCTGATGGCCAGCCTCACCCTTCCCCCTGGCACCCGTCAGTAG